The window ATTTTTACACTTAAGGCAAAAAAAGAAGACCTCTCAAATCCCCGAGAAATCAGCACTTACGCGAAATACAAAGGTCATCGTTTTTTTGTTGAGTCATCAAAGGCAGACTCAGCAATTTTGGTCACGGAATGTAGTCCTGCACTCGCGGACCAATTGGGTTTAGAACAAATGGAGCGCGACATCTTTTATAAAAAAGTCCTAATCTCCGAAATTAGCGATGTTTGGGAAGAGTCAAGACAATTTAAATTATGATTCTTTTACTCTGGCGATGAATTTTAATCGTTTTTCCCCGACCTCAATCAAGGCCAAACCCCGCAAGATCCAACGTTACGGCTGGATCCCCGACCTGCCGGATGACCGGGATTATCGATACGCGGCCCCGCGCATCACGTTGCCCCAAAAAGTTGATTTGCGCAAAAAATGTCCCGCCGTCTACGACCAGGGCGACCTGGGCAGTTGCACCGCCAACGCCATCGGAGCGGCCCATCAGTTCGGCCAGATCAAACAAAAAGTGAAACGGGACTTTGTTCCCTCCCGCCTGTTCATCTATTACAACGAGCGGGTGATCATCGGCACGGTGAACGAGGATTCCGGCGCCATGATTCGCGATGGCATCAAAACGGTGGTCAAACAGGGGGTATGCCCGGAACGGGACTGGCCCTACCTCATTAAAAAGTTCACAAAAAAACCGCCGGAACGCTGTTACACCAGAGCCCTTAATCACCAGGTGGTCTCATACCGACGAATCAGCCACAGCTTAAAACAAATGCAAGGCTGTCTGGCCAGCGGATATCCCTTCGTGTTCGGTTTCTCCGTCTATGAATCATTTGAGTCTGAGGAAGTGGCCAAAACCGGCGTTGTCCCGATGCCGCAAAAAGAGGAATCCATGATCGGCGGCCACGCGGTGCTGGCGGTGGGGTATGACAACGCCAAAAAGGCGTTCATTGTCCGAAACTCCTGGGGGCCCGGCTGGGGAGACAAAGGCCACTGCCACATGCCCTACGACTACCTCACCAACGTCGACTTGGCAGACGACCTTTGGACCATCCGAATGGTGGAGACTGAAGAGTGACCTTTGATGGCCTTTCCGTTTTAGCCCTTTTATTGAAATATCCCTTTTTGCGGGCCACCTGCGCGACGTGCGCCCTGATGGGCGTTTACCCCTCTTCAACACGCGGGGAAAGCCAGAGAGAATTGGTTGAACCAGTTACCCGTCCCCGCCACCTAGTCCGGCAGACAGAATTCCACCGCTAGTGTCCGGAAAGCAATGATTGACCTGGGAAAGAAGTGCGAGTAGAATCTTATCGTCCGACCATATGGCGCGCACAGTTAAAGCAATGGTGCCGCCCCGAGGGGTGTTCATGGCCAATGCCACTCTGAATGACAGACGAAGCTCGGAACGCTTCAATCCGGTTCAAGCGATGTCTGTTTTTTTTCCTTTTGAAGAAAACACCCATGGAGTGGTCTCATCTTTCTCGTTAAATGGCCTAAAACTCAAATCCAACAAAAACCCCCCGACTCGGTCCGGGTTAACGTTGCGGTTGTCATACCCCAATGAAAATCCCGTCACACTCGACGTTCGCGTGGTCTGGAACCGAAAGCTCTCAAACGAAACACCCCCCTTCGAGTTTGGCTGCGCAGTCCTTGATCGCAAGGACGCCCCTTCCTACCGCCTACTGGTTGACCGATTAACCAAGGACGTACCCTTCCCCCGCCGGACATTAAAAGAGCGCCGTCAGATTGCCGCAAAAACAGGTCAGGACAACCGGGCCGGAAACCGCCGGGGGCGCATGAACGTGGTCAGTCGCACCTATGCTAAAAATTTTGGATTGGATCGTTGGGGGGCTTATTACGCATACGCCCGGGTCATCGACTCGTCTTCGGGGGGAACAGTAGAGACAAACAACGGCAAAGTCTTGATGTTGGGCTCCAACAACTACCTTGGCCTAACCCACCACCCGAAGGTCCAAGAAGCCGCCATGGGGGCGATAAAACGTTACGGCACAGGAGCCGGTGGGGCTCGAGTTTTGAGCGGAAACACCACTCTCCACCAACGACTGGAGGAAAAGATTGCCGAGTTTAAAGGGACGGAGGCCGCCCTTCTCTTCCCCACAGGTTACGTCACCAATTTTTCCGTTTTATCGGCTCTTCTTGAACCCGGGGATGTGGTTTTTAACGACCAACTGAACCACGCCAGTATTATCGACGGTTGCCGCATGACCAAAGGAATCGTTCGTTTTTACCACCACAACGACATGGTTTCCCTCGAAAAAAAACTCAAACAGTACCCTTTTGAACAATCAAAAATCATTATTACGGATGGGGTTTTCAGCATGGACGGGGACATCGCTCCCCTTGACGTGATTGTCGCGCTTGGCAAAAAACACAACGCCGTTGTTATGCTGGACGACGCCCATGCCATCGGCGTCTTGGGCAAAACGGGTCGTGGAACGGCGGAACACTTCGGGGTGACTGGGAAAGTCGACATCACCATCGCGACCTTCAGCAAGTCGTTGGGCAGCATGGCGGGTGCGGTTTGCGGTTCAAAATCTTTGATCAAGCATTTGAGCCATCATTCCCGCCAATTTATTTTTTCGACGGCCGTCTCGCCCGTGGTTTGCGCCACAGCTTTGGCGGCCATCGAGGTTCTAGAAACGGAACCTCAATGGATCGAGAAGTTGCACCGCAACCGACGATTCCTCGTGGACGGATTAAAATCAATTGGTTTCAATGCCTTGGACGTTGAAACAGCCATCATCCCCATTCTCATCGGCAACGAGCGGATGACCTATGCACTCACGCACGCTTTGTATGATTCAGGTGTTTTTGTAAACGCTGTGTCACGTCCGTCCGTTCCTAGGGAGCTTTCACGCATACGCATATCGCCGATGGCAATCCACACCGAAGAAGAATTAGGTCGCGCCGTCGCCGCATTTAAGACCGCGGGGAAGCGTTTGGGACTCATTTAAAATGTCGCACCTGGACTTCCGTCTCGCCTCGGGAATTGTGGTCGCCCTGGGGTGCGTGGGCCTTGCGGTTCTGGTTTATCTCAACAACAGTCACCGAAAACTCAACCGTCTTTTTGCTTTCTCCAACCTGTCTTTGGCGCTTTGGAACAGCGCGGACCTGGTCATGGTTGCCATGAGCCGCCACCCATCGGCAATCTACGTGGATCGTCTTTCCTATCTCGCCGGCATTCCCGTAATTTACCTTTACTATCTGCTCGGTTTGGAAATCACCGAAACAACCCCCCCAAAAAATCTGTTGCGTGGGTTAAAGGCGCTCTCCCTCTTCATGGCGGCGGTGATGTTAACGCCTTGGGTGCTGAAAGATGTCCGTGTCGTCAACGACCGTATTGAAGAAATTCCCGGCCCTTTGTATCCCGTGTTGATTTTCTATTTCATCGGTTATCTCGGTCACGGGCTCTACCTGCTCTACCAAGGGCACCGCAAGGCGACGGGCATCAAAAGGAACCAGCTGCGATATTTTTCACTTGGGCTTTTTTTCGCTTTTCTTGCCGGAGCGTCGTATTTCGGGTCGTTGATGATGCCGCACGCCCCCCCCATCTACTACGTACTCGAAGCCGTCTACTTGACGATCCTGGCCTACGCGATCGTCCGCTACAAGCTAATGGACATCAACCTTGTTTTTCGGTACGCCTCGACCTACCTCCTTTTCGCCGTCACGTTGACCTTACCGTTTGGACTTCTCGTCATGTTGTCCTCGTCCAAACCGTGGGTGATCTTTTGGTTTTTCTGGGCCGTCCTTATCGCCCCCCTTTGCGAAAAAAGATTGATCGGCTGGTTCCGCCGTTTTGTGGACCGTCTCCCCCCATTCCGCGGGCGGTACGACTACCTTCACGAGCTACCGGGGTTCCAACGCGCGATTTCCACATCTTCGTCGGTAAAACATTGGGCGCGAAACTTGGCTGATTCCATCAACCGCCTGGTGGAGGTCGACAACGCGGGAGTCTTCGTCTTCGACGAAGGCCACCAAATGTACATGGCTTCATCGACGGTGGGCATCGATTTGGGCCGATTGGTGTTTGCCTCTCCCAAAGAGGGCGACGCGATGGTCGAGCACCTCCGAAACACGCGGGCCGTCCTCCAGCGGGATTATATCGACCACGAGGTCCCGGCTACCCAGCGTGAGGCGGTGGCCCGTTCCTTGGGTTTGATCGGCGCCGCCCTGTGCCTGCCTTTTTTCAATGGAGACCGATTAATCGGTTTCGTCTCGGTGGGGGCCAAACGCAAGCGCGGCGGGGCGGTGTTCAAGCCTTCTCATTTTGAAATCAAAATCATTCGGGATTATTTGGATTTTCCGCCCGTCCACACCCCCAATGCCCGCTACGTACACGGCAAACTGTCCAAAGCGCTGGGGCTCGGCGCCGATGGCGACGCCTTGCGTTTGACCGCTGAAGAGATTGCCGAGGGATTCAACCGTCTCGCCGGCCAAACCGGCTGGGCGGCCGGTCTTCCCCAACCGGACTCGATGGGCCTTCGCTCAGAGGCGCTCGTGCTATTGGGGAAACTGCGCCGTGGGCTTGCTCTAATACCTCCGGAAGAGAACGCCTTGAACGCGGCGGTGTTGGCCCATTTTTACCGCGCGGGACTGAAACAATACGAGCAAGAGGACACGTTCAACGAGGAAGACATCAAGGCCCTCGAAAGCCTGGTCAAGGGGGCGGAGGGCGCTCTTATGGTGATTTTCGTGACTCTGGCTGGCCAAATGAAAACCGCCGAATGGGCCCACGATTTGCGTCACCCCTTCACCAAGGGGAGCTTCCGGCTGCTGGACGCGGCCCTCGCCGGGAAACAGGGGCCTCTTACCCCTGAACTCTACCAAACGATATCCACCGTTCTGGCCGATGCAAAGTTCGTTGAGGAACGAATCACCGATTTGGTCAGCCCGGAGACCGCGGGGGCCATGCGGTTGAAAGCGGTGAACATGACGGCCCTCTTGAAATCCTTGGTCGGTCGGTACAGATATTTCGCGGAGGTGGCAGGGGTCGATTTTTCGCTGAAATTGGAGTCAACCGAAGACGTATGGGTTTTGTGCGACGCGGGGCTGATCCAATACCGGGTGTTCAACAATTTGATCGACAACGCTTTCCGTTACACGCCGCGAGGCGGGTCGGTGGAGATAGGGGTCGCCGTCGTTGGTAGCCAGGCAAATTGCTTTATCCGAAACACCGGAGGGGATCCGATTCCCTCAAATATTTTGCCCCACTTGTTCGAACGCGGGGGATCCCTTAAACGAGCCGAATCCGGCGAACGGGGTTTGGCCGGCCTGGGTCTGTACAACGCCTCAACCGTGGTGGAGGCCCAGGGGGGGAAATTCCAAGTTGAAAGCAATCGAGAACATGGGACTCTATTCCAATTCACTCTTCCACTCGCAGGTGTGGAATTGACCAAGCCATAAAAGAAAATTCCCCCCGCCTTCAACGAAGGCGGGGGGAATCGTATTTATATTCGATAATTCAAATTCATTGAGATGATTTGAACCGCAACATCGTAAGTCCCGTTGACCGTCACTCCCACGCTGTTGCCCACGGTGTTGTTTATTCTGGCTTTATTGAAATTTAGCAGGCTGTAGGACAAATCCAAGGAGAGGGATTTCCTGGCCCAGGTCCCCCCGATGTGAAGCCCGTTGGAAGAGCTGTCCGGAACGCTGGGGTCCCAGTTGGCTTCGGGAGACATGTTCGGGTAGTAGGTGTAACCCATGCGCGTTTGCCAGGTGTCATTCCACACATAATTGACCCCAGTTCCAACGGACCAGGCATCTTTGAACTCGTGACGGGTTTCGGGAGAAACGAAACCCGCCAAAAGGGAGCCGCTTTCCAAGTC of the Elusimicrobiota bacterium genome contains:
- a CDS encoding C1 family peptidase — protein: MNFNRFSPTSIKAKPRKIQRYGWIPDLPDDRDYRYAAPRITLPQKVDLRKKCPAVYDQGDLGSCTANAIGAAHQFGQIKQKVKRDFVPSRLFIYYNERVIIGTVNEDSGAMIRDGIKTVVKQGVCPERDWPYLIKKFTKKPPERCYTRALNHQVVSYRRISHSLKQMQGCLASGYPFVFGFSVYESFESEEVAKTGVVPMPQKEESMIGGHAVLAVGYDNAKKAFIVRNSWGPGWGDKGHCHMPYDYLTNVDLADDLWTIRMVETEE
- a CDS encoding aminotransferase class I/II-fold pyridoxal phosphate-dependent enzyme, which produces MARTVKAMVPPRGVFMANATLNDRRSSERFNPVQAMSVFFPFEENTHGVVSSFSLNGLKLKSNKNPPTRSGLTLRLSYPNENPVTLDVRVVWNRKLSNETPPFEFGCAVLDRKDAPSYRLLVDRLTKDVPFPRRTLKERRQIAAKTGQDNRAGNRRGRMNVVSRTYAKNFGLDRWGAYYAYARVIDSSSGGTVETNNGKVLMLGSNNYLGLTHHPKVQEAAMGAIKRYGTGAGGARVLSGNTTLHQRLEEKIAEFKGTEAALLFPTGYVTNFSVLSALLEPGDVVFNDQLNHASIIDGCRMTKGIVRFYHHNDMVSLEKKLKQYPFEQSKIIITDGVFSMDGDIAPLDVIVALGKKHNAVVMLDDAHAIGVLGKTGRGTAEHFGVTGKVDITIATFSKSLGSMAGAVCGSKSLIKHLSHHSRQFIFSTAVSPVVCATALAAIEVLETEPQWIEKLHRNRRFLVDGLKSIGFNALDVETAIIPILIGNERMTYALTHALYDSGVFVNAVSRPSVPRELSRIRISPMAIHTEEELGRAVAAFKTAGKRLGLI